The Lactuca sativa cultivar Salinas chromosome 2, Lsat_Salinas_v11, whole genome shotgun sequence genome includes a window with the following:
- the LOC111898036 gene encoding splicing factor U2af small subunit B — MAEHLASIFGTEKDRVNCPFYFKIGACRHGDRCSRLHTKPSISPTLLLSNMYQRPDSITPGVDPQGQPLDPRKIQDHFEDFYEDLFEELSKYGEIESLNICDNLADHMVGNVYVQFREEEHAANALQNLTGRFYAGRPIIVDFSPVTDFREATCRQYEENVCNRGGYCNFMHLKKISRELRRQLFGRSRRRRSRSRSRSHSPHRHRGYDERGSRSSGRRAASGDYTDSRRRHHSRSPGRRGGGRSRSPGGKRNRSPVREGSAERRAKIEQWNREREQANSRPKTTTDNNSNEQNGDEYYDPRQQPHQQYDD; from the exons ATGGCGGAGCATTTGGCGTCAATTTTCGGTACAGAAAAGGACAGAGTGAATTGTCCATTCTACTTCAAGATCGGAGCTTGTCGGCATGGCGACAGATGCTCGAGGCTTCACACCAAACCCAGCATCAGCCCCACTCTATTGCTTTCCAACATGTACCAGCGTCCTGATTCCATCACTCCAGGTGTTGATCCCCAGGGTCAACCCCTTGATCCTCGCAAAATCCAAGATCACTTCGAG GATTTCTATGAAGATTTGTTTGAAGAGCTGAGTAAGTATGGGGAGATTGAAAGCCTAAACATATGTGACAACTTGGCTGACCACATG GTGGGGAATGTGTATGTCCAGTTTAGGGAAGAagagcatgctgcaaatgctctTCAAAATCTCACTGGGAGGTTTTATGCAG GGCGTCCAATCATTGTGGACTTTTCTCCAGTGACAGATTTTCGTGAAGCTACATGTAGGCAGTATGAAGAAAATGTATGCAATCGTGGTGGTTATTGCAACTTCATGCATTTAAAAAAGATCAGTAG AGAGTTAAGGAGACAATTATTTGGAAGAAgtcgaagaagaagaagcagaagCCGAAGCCGAAGCCACAGTCCCCATCGCCACCGTGGCTACGACGAGCGCGGTAGCCGGAGTTCCGGAAGAAGGGCGGCCAGCGGTGATTACACCGACTCCCGCCGCCGCCACCACAGCCGTAGCCCCGGTCGACGCGGCGGCGGCCGGAGCAGAAGCCCTGGCGGCAAACGGAACCGGAGTCCGGTCAGGGAAGGTAGTGCGGAACGAAGGGCAAAGATTGAACAATGGAATAGGGAAAGAGAACAAGCCAACTCCCGCCCTAAAACCACCACTGATAATAATAGTAATGAACAAAATGGAGATGAGTATTATGATCCACGTCAGCAGCCACATCAGCAATATGATGACTAG